The following is a genomic window from Antechinus flavipes isolate AdamAnt ecotype Samford, QLD, Australia chromosome 3, AdamAnt_v2, whole genome shotgun sequence.
GGCTTCCGCGCTCCCATGGTCGGGCCCTCTTGGGCGGCACTAGATTGGGTACTTTCGTGCTGCGGCTACCTCAAGCTGCCACAATGTCATCATTCTCAAACCTCTCAAAGGGCCGGAAGGTGGTGCTCTCAGTTTGGGGCATGCTGGTAGAGGGCGGTGCAGGGCTTGTTGTGGCCCTGCACACTGCTGTAGATGCCAGTGACTTGGAACTACACCCACCAAGCTACCCCTGGTCACACCAAGGCCTCCTCTCCTCCTTGGACCATGGCAGTATTTGCCAGGGCTTCCAGGTCTATAAGCAGGTGTGCTCTTCCTGCCACAGCATGGATTTCCTGGTTTATCACCATTTGGTGGGTGTGTGCTACACTGAATCAGAAGCCAAGGCTCTGGCAGAGGTGATAGAGGTTCAGGATGGCCCTAATGAAGATGGAGAGATGTTCAAGAGGCCAGGGAAGCTTTCTGACTATTTCCTCAAGCCCTACCCCAACCCTGAGGCTGCTCGGGCTGCCAACAATGGAGCACTACCTCTCGACCTCAGCTACATCATCAGAGCCAGGCACCGCGGTGAGGATTATGTCTTTTCCCTACTCACAGGGTACTGTGACCTCCCTGCTGAAGTCTCCCTTAGAGAGGGCCTTCACTTCAATGCCTACTTCCCTGGCCAGGCCATTGCCATGGCTCCTCCTATCTACAATGAGATCCTTGAGTATGGTGATGATACACCAGCCACTATGTCACAGGTAGCAAAGGATGTGTTTCTGCATTGGGCTGCTGAACCAGAACATGATCATCGCAAACTCATGGGGCTCAAGATGCTGCTAATGTTCAGCTTGCTGATCCCCCTTACCTACGTCATGAAAAGGCACAAGTGGTCAGTGCAAAGAGTCAGAAGCTGGCATATCAGCCCCCTAAGTGATTATGTGGACATCTTTCCCCACTTTGGGTTTGATTCACCTCAGCCCTTCCTGGCACATCCTATCCCACAGAAATGGTCAGCCTGGAAGTCAGGTCCACTCAGTCTGATCACTCCTTAGATGGGCAAGGGTGGGCATAGGGTGGAAGAACTGGCTTTGCCCCACCAGCACTGCCAGTCCCCTCCTCCCctcatcagaaataaattaagTTTCTCaatgtgagaaaaaagaaagaaagaaaaggggggaaaagagaaaaaaaagttacacaAGTAAGAGATtacct
Proteins encoded in this region:
- the LOC127556366 gene encoding LOW QUALITY PROTEIN: cytochrome c1, heme protein, mitochondrial-like (The sequence of the model RefSeq protein was modified relative to this genomic sequence to represent the inferred CDS: inserted 1 base in 1 codon) produces the protein MVEAGAVGCFSVLGLPRSHGRALLGGTRLGTFVLRLPQAATMSSFSNLSKGRKVVLSVWGMLVEGGAGLVVALHTAVDASDLELHPPSYPWSHQGLLSSLDHGSICQGFQVYKQVCSSCHSMDFLVYHHLVGVCYTESEAKALAEVIEVQDGPNEDGEMFKRPGKLSDYFLKPYPNPEAARAANNGALPLDLSYIIRARHRGEDYVFSLLTGYCDLPAEVSLREGLHFNAYFPGQAIAMAPPIYNEILEYGDDTPATMSQVAKDVFLHWAAEPEHDHRKLMGLKMLLMFSLLIPLTYVMKRHKWSVXKSQKLAYQPPK